In a single window of the Zea mays cultivar B73 chromosome 5, Zm-B73-REFERENCE-NAM-5.0, whole genome shotgun sequence genome:
- the LOC103626215 gene encoding pentatricopeptide repeat-containing protein At1g03100, mitochondrial has protein sequence MLCVGRICSRYYAGHAVSSLLVGIRCLFAPQSPHHVGSKYHGTHQSRDSSTKTLKPELNIGRCGACFSTVTGTILVQAHDPSQLAMEIENAIDQQRFDDAWRAYEKHVHMDGLPRKSVLSKLITGLAESCDHHWLKQSYNVVSHAFEEKQELLDKEPLIYLSLILAHCALPNLALNVVRKLVKMEAYPPVAAWSAILAHMCQTNTGAFLGADLVMELGYLFQNNRVDPRKKSNRPLLSMKPNSFTFNIVLTASLVFGTTRKAEQLLELMPRIGVKPEVNLLIVMAHIYERNGRRDEIRKLKRHVDEAYGLSESEVRQFYDCLLSCHLKFGDFDYAVDMVLDMIRKGKNAKRSLEAAKAVLEAVENRKFYFPYEKADAENPRSCSSQMLSHASFFKDNSFGRLELDARESVRLLTDKLQEQVGLVKSEHGILHPTETMYAKLVKAFLEADKISALASFLVKASKEDSPVSVESSFVVQVINACISLGLLEQAHDLLDEMRFSGIRVGSSIYSSLLKAYCKEGQHEDDITALLKDAQQAGIQLDSSCYEDLIQSRVNHSNTTGALHLFKELKNLNVLKAGHMEFQRIVQGSDDNEAALMTKLVEEVRSDHTVDHAVHEWNNVIHFFCKKRLMHDAHRALNKMRASGHVPNAQTFHSLITAYAAIGGKYVEVTDLWGEMKLLASLSSMKFDQELLDSLLYCFVRGGFFLRAMEVIEMMEKREMFIDKYKYKSLWLKYHRTLYKGKAPKVQTEAQLKRREAAIRFKKWIGLT, from the coding sequence ATGCTTTGTGTTGGAAGAATTTGTTCAAGATATTATGCAGGACATGCTGTATCTTCATTACTTGTGGGTATACGATGTTTGTTTGCTCCTCAAAGCCCACACCATGTCGGCTCCAAGTATCATGGGACTCACCAAAGTAGGGACAGTAGTACCAAAACCTTGAAACCAGAGCTAAATATTGGTAGATGTGGCGCTTGCTTTTCCACTGTCACAGGAACCATTCTAGTCCAAGCTCATGATCCATCTCAGCTAGCAATGGAGATAGAGAATGCAATTGATCAGCAGAGATTTGATGATGCATGGAGGGCTTATGAGAAGCATGTTCACATGGATGGACTTCCAAGAAAGTCtgttttgagcaagctcatcactGGCTTAGCAGAGAGCTGTGATCATCACTGGCTTAAGCAGTCCTACAATGTGGTCAGTCATGCATTTGAAGAGAAGCAAGAATTGTTGGATAAGGAACCCCTAATTTACCTATCCCTCATTCTTGCACACTGTGCTCTGCCTAATCTTGCTTTAAATGTTGTGAGGAAGTTGGTAAAGATGGAAGCATACCCACCTGTTGCAGCATGGTCGGCAATTTTAGCTCATATGTGTCAAACTAACACTGGTGCATTTCTCGGTGCAGACCTTGTAATGGAGCTTGGTTATCTTTTCCAAAATAATAGAGTTGATCCACGGAAGAAGAGTAACCGTCCTTTGCTATCAATGAAACCCAATTCATTTACATTCAACATAGTTTTGACCGCTTCCCTCGTGTTTGGCACTACAAGAAAAGCTGAGCAGCTTCTCGAACTAATGCCGAGGATAGGCGTGAAGCCTGAAGTCAACTTGTTGATTGTTATGGCCCACATATATGAAAGGAATGGTCGCAGAGATGAGATTCGGAAATTAAAGAGGCATGTTGATGAAGCTTATGGTCTTAGTGAATCAGAGGTTAGGCAGTTTTATGATTGCTTGCTCTCCTGTCATTTGAAATTTGGGGATTTTGATTATGCAGTTGATATGGTACTGGATATGATTAGGAAAGGTAAGAATGCAAAGCGGTCATTGGAAGCAGCTAAAGCAGTTCTTGAAGCTGTTGAAAATAGAAAATTTTATTTTCCTTATGAGAAAGCTGATGCTGAAAACCCACGCTCTTGTAGTAGCCAAATGCTAAGTCACGCTTCATTCTTCAAAGACAACAGCTTTGGGAGACTTGAATTGGACGCAAGAGAATCAGTCAGGCTATTGACAGATAAGCTGCAGGAACAGGTTGGACTGGTTAAATCTGAGCATGGCATTCTCCATCCAACTGAAACAATGTATGCCAAGCTTGTTAAAGCTTTTCTGGAAGCAGATAAGATCAGTGCATTGGCATCGTTTCTTGTGAAAGCAAGCAAAGAAGATTCTCCTGTATCTGTTGAAAGCTCCTTTGTTGTTCAAGTGATAAATGCATGCATTTCTCTTGGCTTATTAGAGCAAGCACATGATCTTCTGGATGAAATGAGATTTTCTGGAATTAGGGTTGGTTCATCCATTTATTCATCACTCCTAAAAGCCTATTGCAAAGAGGGACAACATGAAGATGACATAACTGCACTTTTGAAGGATGCTCAACAAGCTGGCATTCAGCTTGATTCAAGCTGCTATGAGGATTTGATACAATCTAGGGTGAATCACAGTAACACCACAGGTGCTCTCCATCTTTTTAAAGAATTGAAGAATTTGAATGTTCTGAAAGCTGGTCACATGGAATTTCAGAGAATAGTGCAAGGCTCTGATGACAATGAAGCTGCTTTGATGACCAAGCTAGTGGAGGAAGTCAGGAGTGATCATACAGTTGATCATGCTGTTCATGAATGGAATAATGTTATCCATTTCTTCTGCAAGAAGAGATTGATGCATGATGCTCACAGAGCACTGAACAAGATGCGAGCTTCCGGCCATGTGCCAAATGCACAAACTTTTCATTCTTTAATAACTGCTTATGCTGCCATTGGTGGCAAATATGTGGAAGTGACAGATTTGTGGGGTGAAATGAAACTTCTGGCTAGTCTAAGTTCTATGAAATTTGATCAGGAGCTCTTAGACTCTCTGTTGTATTGTTTTGTGAGAGGTGGTTTCTTCCTTCGAGCCATGGAAGTTATAGAGATGATGGAGAAAAGAGAGATGTTTATAGACAAATATAAATACAAGTCCTTGTGGCTCAAGTACCACAGAACATTGTACAAAGGTAAGGCTCCCAAGGTGCAAACAGAAGCACAACTAAAAAGAAGAGAAGCAGCAATACGTTTCAAGAAATGGATTGGGTTGACATGA